Proteins encoded by one window of Nicotiana tabacum cultivar K326 chromosome 10, ASM71507v2, whole genome shotgun sequence:
- the LOC107805647 gene encoding uncharacterized protein LOC107805647 → MENQIIIGAPFQEGTSQVKPPYFNGQHFSHWKVRMEIFAKACDVKVWRVIKMGNYPLLASTPPLVDPDDIDSYSKEQLEAVQVNNKARNLLHNAISGEEYEKISSCDTAKEMWDKLEVTYEGTSKVKETHINMLVHDYELFSMKEGESIVVALESQHLNKLSYDELQGELIAFERTHLKKTNQEEKKKIVAFKTSTEMAENEIDDPETLQEEIAMMSRNMDGLMRRYRNTKKGRFPPRRSRQYNEQDKNDGKCYECGKFGHIQVECQELKKKISRGFNKNKSFRSWSDEDDSDHE, encoded by the coding sequence ATGGAAAATCAAATTATCATAGGAGCTCCCTTTCAGGAAGGAACTTCACAAGTTAAACCACCATACTTCAATGGACAACATTTCTCTCACTGGAAAGTACGAATGGAAATCTTTGCTAAAGCATGCGATGTCAAAGTCTGGAGAGTCATTAAAATGGGAAACTATCCACTACTTGCTAGCACTCCACCACTTGTTGATCCTGATGATATAGATTCATACTCAAAGGAGCAACTGGAAGCGGTACAAGTGAATAACAAGGCAAGAAATCTGCTTCACAATGCTATAAGTGGTGAAGAATACGAGAAAATATCGAGCTGTGATACAGCCAAAGAGATGTGGGATAAACTTGAAGTCACCTATGAGGGAACCAGCAAAGTAAAGGAAACTCACATCAACATGCTAGTTCATGACTACGAACTCTTCTCAATGAAGGAAGGAGAATCCATAGTAGTCGCACTGGAATCTCAACACCTAAACAAATTGTCCTATGATGAACTGCAAGGAGAACTCATTGCTTTCGAAAGGACGCATTTGAAAAAGACAAATCaagaggagaaaaagaaaatagttgcATTCAAAACCTCTACTGAAATGGCTGAAAATGAAATTGATGATCCTGAAACTCTACAAGAAGAGATTGCTATGATGTCTAGAAATATGGATGGGCTGATGAGAAGATACAGAAACACAAAGAAAGGAAGATTCCCACCAAGACGATCCAGGCAATACAATGAACAGGATAAGAATGATGGAAAATGCTACGAATGTGGAAAATTTGGGCACATTCAAGTTGAATGCCAAGAACTGAAAAAGAAGATCTCTAGAGGCTTCaacaagaacaaatccttcagAAGTTGGAGCGATGAGGACGACTCAGACCACGAATAA
- the LOC142165111 gene encoding putative mitochondrial protein AtMg00820: protein MQEELDQFSKNQVWKLIPKPDNVSVIRTKWVFRNKLNEDGKVIRNKARLVAQGYSQQEGVDYDETFTPVARLESIRILLVYASFKGFRLFQMDVKSAFLNGFIEEEVFVK, encoded by the coding sequence ATGCAGGAGGAATTAGATCAGTTCAGCAAGAATCAAGTGTGGAAACTAATACCCAAACCTGATAATGTGTCTGTGATCAGAACAAAATGGGTATTTAGAAACAAATTGAACGAGGATGGAAAGGTCATAAGAAATAAAGCGAGACTAGTTGCTCAGGGCTATTCACAGcaagaaggagtcgactatgatgagactttcaCCCCAGTAGCTCGTTTGGAGTCTATACGAATTCTTCTGGTATATGCATCCTTTAAAGGATTTAGGCTgtttcaaatggatgttaaaagcgCCTTTTTGAATGGATTTATTGAGGAAGAAGTTTTTGTAAAATAG